From Argopecten irradians isolate NY chromosome 2, Ai_NY, whole genome shotgun sequence, the proteins below share one genomic window:
- the LOC138316711 gene encoding uncharacterized protein codes for MIYRGRRKEEEAEVENGYNKIYRWRRKKEEAEVENGYNKIYRWRRKKEEAEVENGYNKIYRWRRKKEEAEVENGYNKIYRWRRKEEEAEVENGYNKIYRWRRKEAEVENGYNKIYRWRRKEEEAEVENGYNKIYRWRRKEEEAEVENGYNKIYRWRRKRRR; via the coding sequence ATGATATACAGAGGGAGAAGGAAGGAGGAAGAGGCGGAGGTAGAAAACGGGTACAACAAGATATAcagatggagaaggaagaagGAAGAGGCGGAGGTAGAAAACGGATACAACAAGATATAcagatggagaaggaagaagGAAGAGGCGGAGGTAGAAAACGGGTACAACAAGATATAcagatggagaaggaagaagGAAGAGGCGGAGGTAGAAAACGGGTACAACAAGATATACAGATGGAGAAGGAAGGAGGAAGAGGCGGAGGTAGAAAACGGATACAACAAGATATACAGATGGAGAAGGAAGGAGGCGGAGGTAGAAAACGGGTACAACAAGATATACAGATGGAGAAGGAAGGAGGAAGAGGCGGAGGTAGAAAACGGGTACAACAAGATATACAGATGGAGAAGGAAGGAGGAAGAGGCGGAGGTAGAAAACGGATACAACAAGATATACagatggagaaggaagaggCGGAGGTAG